Proteins from a single region of Argopecten irradians isolate NY chromosome 7, Ai_NY, whole genome shotgun sequence:
- the LOC138327845 gene encoding uncharacterized protein, whose product MRKAQTLDRGRLRMSNSTVMMNHFNLLKETIERLDLGNKPSQIYNVDETGFGKGLAAEDRVCVTNTHSHSRQVVTSSHTTANVCVSGGGKVLPTFVIYEKSFPSGAYRDGIPGDWLFGTSPNGYMDGELFHKWFKQVFLVHATKERPLLLIMDNHESHLSLDLVETARDNQVELYCLPPHTTHILQQLDVALLRPLKKAVTGLAVSLGYANPNLIIGKNRFAQVLRTAVDKVFSPYNIKTGFPKCGVCPVDENAKDKGKLTPCDPEFSQPGPGGDNQSTSICRPDPLCETCGQFVRGHPLVTQGLIPAELADIFLPIIGTAKKQKSTRIVTTSRVITGEQQYQI is encoded by the exons ATGAGGAAGGCCCAGACTCTGGATCGGGGAAGGCTCAGAATGTCAAATTCTACAGTCATGATGAACCATTTCAATCTTCTAAAGGAAACAATAGAGAGACTTG atctTGGCAATAAACCCAGCCAGATATACAATGTCGATGAAACTGGGTTTGGGAAGGGGTTGGCTGCTGAAGACAGGGTGTGTGTTACAAATACCCATTCACATTCACGACAAGTTGTGACATCTTCTCATACTACGGCCAATGTTTGTGTGTCTGGAGGTGGCAAAGTTCTTCCAACTTTTGTCATATATGAGAAAAGCTTTCCAAGTGGAGCATATAGAGATG GAATTCCTGGTGACTGGCTTTTTGGAACCTCTCCAAATGGCTACATGGATGGTGAACTTTTCCATAAATGGTTCAAGCAGGTGTTTCTTGTCCATGCCACTAAAGAGCGCCCCTTGTTGCTAATCATGGACAACCATGAGAGCCACTTGTCCCTTGATCTTGTGGAGACAGCCAGGGATAATCAGGTAGAGCTGTATTGCCTACCTCCACATACCACCCACATTTTACAGCAATTAGATGTCGCTCTCCTCCGACCATTAAAAAAAGCTGTCACTGGCTTGGCTGTTAGTCTGGGTTATGCCAATCCAAACCTGATTATAGGAAAAAATAG ATTTGCTCAGGTTCTTAGGACAGCTGTGGACAAAGTATTTAGTCCATACAACATAAAAACTGGATTCCCAAAGTGTGGGGTTTGTCCTGTTGATGAGAATGCAAAAGACAAGGGGAAGCTTACTCCATGTGACCCAGAATTTTCACAACCTGGTCCAGGGGGAGATAACCAATCCACTTCTATCTGTAGACCAGACCCATTGTGTGAAACATGTGGCCAGTTTGTAAGAGGTCACCCATTGGTCACTCAGGGTCTGATTCCAGCTGAGCTTGCAGACATATTCCTTCCAATTATTGGAACTGCTAAAAAACAGAAAAGCACTAGAATAGTTACAACATCAAGAGTTATAACAGGTGAACAACAATACCAGATTTAA